From one Leptospira kanakyensis genomic stretch:
- a CDS encoding MFS transporter: MTQSPKRIKFILFLIVFTDMMGFSLLFPLFPKTLEFFLLKGDDALFRMFYSAANLLSFGGDTKYTFVLFGGILGSIYSFLQFVAAPVWGRFSDHSGRRAILVLTTFGNTIGYLLWLFSSQFWMFVLSRVITGMMGGNLSVASAAMADQTDEKSRAAGMGFLGAGIGLGFVMGPLLGGMSSQWTFLDSFYKEGAMVVFPASAFFAILVSLLTMILVFVFLPHNKPTVVPEKEIHPFLSLKKIESRNLVRISLLNLLFVLSFSGFEFVVNFFLSDTFQFSPKEIGFTFLYIGIIIILVQGGVVRRLSGKISEKRISLYGAVLVVIGMGLLVSFGSSFTGLFISLFFLAFGSALVNPGLSSFASLESGKGDLGRSLGLFRSFGSLGRAVSPVVFSLLYFQKGPSLAFFVSFILLIGFGFLLFTQKEKTT; the protein is encoded by the coding sequence ATGACTCAGTCCCCAAAACGAATCAAATTCATACTTTTCCTAATTGTTTTTACGGACATGATGGGTTTTTCTCTTTTGTTTCCTCTATTTCCCAAAACCTTAGAATTCTTCTTATTAAAAGGGGATGACGCATTATTTCGAATGTTTTATTCCGCAGCGAACCTTTTGTCCTTCGGTGGAGATACAAAATATACCTTTGTATTGTTTGGTGGGATATTGGGGAGTATATACAGTTTTTTACAGTTCGTTGCCGCTCCTGTTTGGGGAAGATTTTCTGACCATTCTGGTAGACGGGCCATTCTCGTACTCACAACGTTCGGAAACACCATTGGGTATTTACTCTGGTTATTTTCTTCCCAGTTTTGGATGTTTGTCCTCAGTCGAGTGATCACAGGGATGATGGGCGGGAATTTGTCTGTGGCTTCAGCGGCTATGGCAGACCAAACCGACGAAAAATCTAGGGCGGCTGGGATGGGATTTCTCGGTGCCGGCATTGGTCTTGGATTTGTGATGGGTCCACTCCTTGGGGGAATGAGTTCCCAGTGGACATTTTTAGATTCCTTTTACAAAGAAGGGGCAATGGTTGTGTTCCCGGCTTCGGCCTTTTTTGCCATCTTAGTCTCCCTTCTGACTATGATCCTAGTTTTTGTATTTTTACCACATAACAAACCAACAGTGGTTCCTGAAAAAGAAATCCATCCATTCCTCTCTTTGAAAAAAATAGAATCCAGGAATTTAGTTCGTATCTCTTTACTTAATTTGTTATTTGTTCTTAGTTTTTCTGGATTTGAATTTGTTGTGAATTTTTTCCTCTCTGATACCTTTCAGTTTTCTCCGAAAGAGATTGGATTTACTTTTTTATACATTGGAATCATCATCATACTCGTACAAGGTGGAGTGGTTCGCAGGCTTTCTGGGAAAATTTCGGAAAAACGAATTTCTCTTTATGGAGCAGTCCTTGTTGTGATTGGTATGGGATTACTTGTTAGTTTTGGATCGAGTTTTACGGGACTGTTTATTTCTTTATTCTTTTTGGCTTTTGGAAGTGCGCTAGTCAATCCAGGGTTATCTTCCTTTGCATCACTCGAGAGTGGGAAAGGGGACTTGGGAAGATCTCTTGGACTCTTCCGAAGTTTTGGTTCCCTTGGAAGAGCCGTTTCACCAGTCGTATTCTCTTTGTTATACTTTCAAAAAGGGCCAAGTTTGGCGTTTTTTGTATCCTTCATCCTTCTCATTGGATTTGGATTTTTACTTTTTACACAAAAAGAAAAAACAACTTAA
- a CDS encoding phasin-related domain-containing protein — protein sequence MEKLVMDVVNAGIALFRSGEEKLKTAVVDLEKVYNDLKSKGELDKSAESQKIRDLLSKTIADAQGAIGKTNASYDEVLAKLQTNYQSIYQQIDTAIPPQVKEKLKQTLDELKALIDKAKSK from the coding sequence ATGGAAAAATTGGTTATGGATGTTGTCAATGCTGGAATCGCTCTCTTTCGTTCCGGTGAAGAAAAGTTAAAAACCGCAGTTGTTGATTTAGAAAAAGTTTATAATGATCTAAAATCAAAAGGGGAATTGGACAAATCGGCTGAATCTCAAAAGATTCGTGACCTTTTAAGCAAAACAATTGCTGATGCACAAGGTGCGATTGGAAAAACTAACGCAAGTTATGACGAAGTTCTTGCAAAACTTCAAACAAACTACCAATCCATTTACCAACAAATTGATACGGCAATCCCTCCACAAGTAAAGGAAAAACTAAAACAAACGTTAGATGAGTTAAAGGCTCTTATTGATAAAGCAAAATCCAAGTAA
- a CDS encoding bifunctional nuclease family protein — MEFYEVKISDISLTNVGFAVFLRPKDSDDKRVVPIFIGPLETHSITTVIDGTKPPRPMTHDLMLYMLTSLGATVIKITIEEIIDSTFYAKIQLQKEEEIITLDARPSDSIALALRANAPIFIAKSVLDETGIIMKEEDMSGESVSSEKKIQALPKSNLQILEETLENALKTEDYETAAKIRDQIKKLIENS; from the coding sequence ATGGAGTTTTATGAAGTAAAAATCTCTGATATCAGCCTGACCAATGTCGGCTTTGCTGTTTTCCTTCGTCCGAAGGATTCTGATGACAAACGTGTGGTTCCTATCTTTATCGGACCCTTAGAAACTCATTCCATCACCACAGTCATAGACGGAACCAAACCTCCAAGACCAATGACACATGATCTCATGTTGTATATGTTGACTTCGCTTGGTGCTACTGTCATCAAAATCACTATTGAAGAAATCATCGATAGCACTTTCTATGCAAAGATCCAACTCCAAAAAGAGGAAGAAATCATTACTTTAGATGCAAGGCCATCGGATTCCATTGCACTTGCTTTGAGAGCCAATGCTCCTATTTTTATCGCTAAATCTGTGTTAGATGAAACTGGGATCATTATGAAAGAAGAAGATATGTCGGGTGAGAGTGTTTCTTCGGAGAAAAAAATCCAAGCCCTTCCTAAATCCAATCTTCAAATTTTAGAAGAAACCTTAGAAAATGCTCTGAAAACCGAAGACTACGAAACCGCTGCCAAAATCAGAGACCAAATCAAAAAGTTAATCGAAAACAGTTAA
- the hemW gene encoding radical SAM family heme chaperone HemW: MKLSNKESIWQVRNSYLGVYVHFPYCFKKCDYCDFYSEGIGAAPANDEKSLFQSYKKEILDRANHFPEIRKRTIDTVFFGGGTPSKASAKHWKELLDFLRSEFSFSDNPEISIEVNPEDLSSELLAEYNSIGINRVNVGVQTLEKKGLEFLGRHYDEVRYHSLVEVLTNSPIQRVGIDLMYGIPGVAKESFLSDLSLFLNANLPHLSLYSLTLEKGTQYSRDVSDKKKGEPEENLQSEILTQLPNILKEHGYLWYEVSNYAKPGFESLHNLKYWTYEPYLGIGPGAHGMIAGHRYGNPRNANLYQKKETSNKYGMIDPSTELSLTLFRLFSPFRYLDFIETYLDSKTKSKYLKTIEGWEKKGLCSIENEVFQWKPEALLLLDDLILEISL, translated from the coding sequence ATGAAATTATCAAACAAAGAGTCTATCTGGCAAGTCCGAAATTCTTATTTAGGAGTCTATGTCCACTTCCCTTATTGTTTTAAAAAATGCGATTATTGTGATTTTTATTCAGAAGGGATTGGCGCTGCACCAGCTAACGACGAAAAGTCGCTTTTCCAATCTTACAAAAAAGAAATTTTAGATAGGGCTAATCATTTTCCGGAAATTAGAAAACGTACAATAGATACAGTATTTTTTGGTGGGGGCACTCCTTCCAAAGCCTCCGCAAAACATTGGAAGGAACTTTTAGATTTTTTACGTTCCGAGTTTTCTTTTTCAGACAATCCCGAAATTTCTATCGAAGTCAATCCCGAAGATTTAAGTTCCGAACTCCTCGCCGAATACAATTCCATTGGGATCAACCGTGTGAATGTGGGTGTCCAAACCTTGGAAAAAAAAGGACTCGAATTCCTCGGCCGCCATTATGACGAAGTTCGTTACCATTCTCTTGTGGAAGTTCTCACCAATTCTCCCATCCAAAGAGTGGGAATTGATTTGATGTATGGAATTCCCGGTGTCGCAAAAGAATCTTTTTTATCCGACCTATCTCTTTTTTTGAATGCCAATCTCCCCCACCTAAGTTTGTATTCTTTGACTTTAGAAAAAGGAACTCAGTACTCTCGAGATGTCTCAGATAAAAAAAAGGGAGAACCGGAAGAAAATCTCCAATCCGAAATCCTCACCCAGTTACCAAACATTTTGAAAGAACATGGATATCTTTGGTACGAAGTATCCAATTATGCAAAACCTGGATTTGAATCCTTACACAATTTGAAGTATTGGACTTATGAACCATACCTAGGCATTGGACCTGGTGCCCATGGAATGATCGCTGGCCACAGGTACGGCAATCCACGGAATGCAAACCTCTACCAAAAAAAAGAAACATCAAATAAGTATGGAATGATTGATCCTTCAACGGAACTGAGTCTCACACTATTTCGACTTTTTTCCCCTTTTCGGTATTTGGATTTTATCGAAACCTATTTGGATTCAAAAACAAAATCTAAGTATTTAAAAACCATTGAAGGTTGGGAAAAAAAAGGTCTATGTTCTATCGAAAATGAAGTCTTTCAATGGAAACCTGAGGCATTACTCTTGTTAGATGATCTAATTTTAGAAATCTCACTCTGA
- a CDS encoding CBS domain-containing protein, giving the protein MSVKDILKDKASSVLSIEEDRNVLEATQMMVGAKVGSLIVTFQGKLVGIFTERDLMRVVAKDHANLDKVKLKDVMTTQLTVAGPDEDVDDILNNMITKRFRHMPVLDGDKIIGLISIGDAVKTKLTRTQAEMSILREYMYGPH; this is encoded by the coding sequence ATGTCCGTAAAAGATATCCTCAAAGACAAAGCGTCCTCCGTTCTTTCCATCGAAGAAGATAGAAATGTATTGGAAGCCACCCAAATGATGGTGGGTGCCAAAGTAGGATCGTTGATTGTGACCTTCCAAGGGAAACTTGTGGGAATCTTTACGGAACGAGATTTGATGCGAGTGGTTGCGAAAGACCATGCCAATCTAGACAAAGTCAAATTAAAAGATGTGATGACCACACAACTCACTGTCGCTGGGCCCGATGAAGATGTGGATGATATCTTAAACAATATGATCACCAAACGTTTCCGCCATATGCCTGTTCTTGATGGTGATAAAATCATTGGCCTTATCTCCATTGGAGATGCCGTCAAAACGAAACTAACAAGAACCCAAGCAGAGATGAGTATACTCAGAGAGTATATGTATGGGCCGCACTAA
- a CDS encoding ribonuclease H-like domain-containing protein: MYGSHLKSSLQLFPGIGEKKEKQLFGLGVYDWESLIQYQKQKNDPLLPTVSILEERREELEHELSEANFSFFTTELPSLEYWRLWQNFPERFCFLDIETTGISESSVTTVVSIYQDKRMLTFERGKDLEFLFDSISPEDILVTYNGRRFDVPFLEKEFRYRVKNPQLDLMNLLHSIGIKGGLKKSEVLLGLVRPEEIAGMDGRQAPLLWFEYQRTNNKEALEKLIAYNREDTKNLEIVLEKTIDRLTENRLF; this comes from the coding sequence ATGTACGGATCTCATTTAAAGTCTAGTTTGCAGTTGTTTCCAGGAATCGGAGAAAAAAAAGAGAAACAACTATTTGGTCTTGGTGTGTATGATTGGGAATCTCTCATCCAATACCAAAAACAAAAAAATGATCCTCTCCTTCCTACCGTTTCCATTTTAGAGGAACGCAGAGAAGAATTAGAACACGAACTATCCGAAGCCAATTTTTCTTTTTTTACCACGGAACTTCCGAGCCTCGAATATTGGAGGTTATGGCAAAATTTCCCAGAACGGTTTTGTTTTTTAGACATTGAGACAACGGGAATTTCTGAATCTTCAGTGACGACGGTGGTTAGTATTTATCAAGACAAACGAATGTTAACTTTTGAAAGGGGAAAAGATTTAGAATTTCTTTTTGATTCGATCTCACCAGAAGACATTCTTGTGACTTATAATGGGAGAAGGTTTGATGTCCCATTTTTAGAAAAGGAATTTCGTTACCGTGTAAAAAATCCCCAACTCGATTTGATGAATCTTTTGCATTCCATTGGAATCAAAGGGGGATTAAAAAAATCAGAAGTGTTACTGGGACTTGTTCGACCTGAAGAGATTGCAGGAATGGATGGAAGGCAGGCCCCACTTCTTTGGTTTGAATACCAAAGAACAAATAACAAAGAAGCCTTGGAAAAACTAATCGCTTATAACAGAGAAGATACTAAAAACTTGGAAATTGTCTTAGAGAAAACAATCGATCGACTTACGGAAAACCGTTTGTTTTAG
- a CDS encoding pyridoxal phosphate-dependent aminotransferase, which translates to MEPREFFIEDRLERFRLKAFCNLGESGLGFFRLEEVLGMAEISFSDLLDLPMNDSPNQGSLELRKAIASLYPGVSPDQVLVTTGTGEALYLAFHIALKPQNKVALIWPAFQALYEIPKMLGAEIVKVPHEKAFLASTWKDIDADLYILNHPHNPTGKTFSDWEWETLIAEFRQKKKQVLFDEHYRFLPSEGFMGRTGVDPNHSFYGTGSFTKCFGVTGLRVGWLIAEESFLKRTRSFKDYLTHTVSPISERIALGLLNAKESFLPKIQLRVRKNIQSFDSIWKELPHTESFTTPAGGLVGWLKLKPGISSEDYADRLFEKTGVFVLPGSNFEEEGFLRIGFGEREERMIEGLLRWKKCTDLI; encoded by the coding sequence TTGGAACCTAGAGAATTTTTCATAGAAGACCGATTGGAACGTTTTCGCCTAAAAGCATTTTGCAATTTAGGAGAGAGTGGGCTTGGGTTTTTCCGTTTGGAAGAAGTGTTAGGGATGGCAGAAATTTCCTTTTCAGACCTTCTGGATCTTCCTATGAACGATTCGCCAAACCAAGGTTCTTTAGAACTTCGAAAGGCAATCGCCAGCTTGTATCCAGGTGTTTCACCAGACCAAGTCCTTGTGACAACGGGAACCGGTGAGGCATTGTATTTGGCATTTCATATCGCTCTTAAGCCCCAGAACAAGGTGGCTCTGATTTGGCCTGCCTTCCAAGCGCTCTATGAAATTCCAAAAATGCTTGGAGCAGAAATTGTCAAAGTCCCTCATGAAAAGGCATTTCTCGCATCCACTTGGAAAGATATCGATGCTGATCTTTATATTTTGAACCACCCACACAACCCCACGGGGAAAACTTTTTCTGATTGGGAATGGGAAACACTCATCGCCGAATTTCGACAAAAGAAAAAACAGGTTCTCTTCGATGAACATTACCGATTTTTACCGAGTGAAGGTTTTATGGGACGAACCGGAGTGGATCCGAATCATTCTTTTTATGGAACTGGTTCCTTTACTAAATGTTTTGGTGTAACGGGTCTTAGGGTAGGTTGGCTGATTGCAGAGGAATCTTTTCTGAAACGAACCCGCTCTTTTAAAGACTATTTAACTCATACAGTTTCACCCATCTCCGAACGAATTGCACTGGGCCTATTGAATGCAAAAGAATCCTTCCTGCCAAAAATCCAATTGCGAGTCAGAAAAAATATCCAAAGTTTTGATTCTATCTGGAAGGAACTTCCTCACACCGAGTCGTTTACAACACCCGCAGGTGGGCTTGTGGGTTGGCTAAAATTAAAACCAGGAATTTCATCGGAGGACTATGCCGATCGGCTGTTTGAAAAAACAGGTGTATTTGTTCTTCCTGGATCTAATTTTGAAGAAGAGGGTTTCCTTCGCATTGGGTTTGGAGAAAGAGAGGAGAGGATGATTGAGGGTCTTCTACGATGGAAAAAATGTACGGATCTCATTTAA
- a CDS encoding phospho-sugar mutase: MLKPEDNILSWTKSPFSSEIQNEAKKAYEDWKAGISSELVDAYVSPLSFGTGGIRGKIGNGIGKMNLYTVGRAALGFISYLRDTRKNASIVIAYDSRRLSKEFAELSAGIAAKLGVKVYIFPKVTPTPLLSYAIRYYKASGGIVITASHNPPEYNGFKAYLEDGGQLVPPDDSLIIKRISEINDWSSIPLVQKSDKDYKKLVKPVGSVVFKTYLKDLKQAGILSSVKPKTRTDLGIVYSPLHGTGGEYMKEMLNFFGYKSVFLVPEQKKPDGEFPTVKYPNPEEKEALALCEFHAKKKKAATFIATDPDADRLGVGVRRPDGEYEYLNGNQIGSIMAAYLSERKKSKTKIYHLVKTIVTTDLQEAIAKKNGIKIKNVLTGFKYIAEEMKQIENKKNNIFLFGGEESYGYLPVPFVRDKDSLSSALLFVEILAEKGDLLTYLDSIYLKYGLYRESLYSLTLEGSSGQDKIKKSIETLRSENLIGKTIGGRKVVGVTDFETQKADGKAKASVFKGMPKSNVIQVELEGNAKLTIRPSGTEPKVKVYSSFASLKKPKKQSEISGLWDSLGKEIAQAETEFLQLAGLK, from the coding sequence ATGTTGAAACCAGAAGACAATATCCTATCTTGGACGAAATCACCTTTTTCATCGGAAATCCAGAATGAAGCCAAAAAGGCTTATGAAGATTGGAAGGCTGGGATCAGTTCGGAACTCGTTGATGCCTATGTTTCTCCTCTCAGCTTTGGGACTGGTGGGATTCGGGGTAAAATAGGAAACGGGATCGGCAAGATGAACCTCTACACAGTGGGTCGCGCCGCACTTGGTTTCATCAGTTATTTAAGAGATACCAGAAAAAATGCCTCAATTGTCATTGCTTATGATTCCAGAAGGCTCTCTAAAGAATTTGCAGAACTCTCTGCTGGCATTGCCGCCAAACTTGGTGTGAAAGTTTATATTTTTCCCAAAGTAACACCGACTCCACTTTTATCTTATGCCATCCGCTATTACAAAGCCAGTGGTGGGATCGTCATCACAGCATCGCATAATCCACCTGAATACAATGGATTCAAAGCCTATCTTGAAGATGGGGGCCAACTCGTTCCGCCAGATGATTCACTCATCATAAAAAGAATTAGTGAAATCAATGACTGGTCTTCCATCCCACTTGTACAAAAGTCAGACAAAGATTATAAAAAATTGGTCAAACCGGTAGGATCTGTCGTTTTCAAAACCTACTTAAAGGATTTGAAACAAGCAGGAATTCTTTCTTCGGTAAAACCAAAAACAAGAACCGATCTTGGGATCGTATACTCACCGTTACATGGAACTGGCGGAGAGTATATGAAAGAAATGTTAAATTTCTTTGGATATAAATCTGTATTTCTTGTTCCCGAACAAAAAAAACCAGATGGTGAATTCCCAACAGTTAAATATCCAAATCCAGAAGAAAAAGAAGCCCTCGCCTTATGTGAGTTTCACGCCAAAAAGAAAAAAGCAGCTACCTTTATTGCCACTGACCCCGATGCCGACAGACTGGGCGTAGGAGTTCGCCGCCCCGACGGAGAATATGAATACTTAAATGGAAACCAAATTGGTTCTATTATGGCAGCTTACCTTTCCGAAAGGAAAAAATCTAAAACCAAAATTTATCATTTGGTAAAAACCATTGTGACAACTGACTTACAAGAAGCGATTGCCAAAAAAAACGGAATCAAAATCAAAAATGTTCTTACTGGTTTTAAATACATCGCAGAAGAGATGAAACAAATTGAGAACAAGAAGAACAATATCTTCTTGTTTGGTGGTGAGGAATCTTATGGATACTTACCCGTACCCTTTGTTCGGGACAAAGATTCTTTATCCAGTGCCTTACTCTTTGTGGAGATCCTCGCAGAAAAAGGGGATCTTCTTACCTACCTCGATTCCATTTATTTAAAATACGGATTGTATCGGGAAAGTTTGTATTCTTTGACCTTAGAAGGAAGTTCAGGCCAAGACAAAATTAAAAAATCCATCGAGACACTTCGATCGGAAAACTTAATTGGGAAAACCATTGGCGGACGAAAGGTTGTAGGAGTAACCGATTTCGAAACACAAAAAGCAGATGGAAAAGCGAAAGCCTCTGTGTTCAAAGGAATGCCAAAATCCAATGTCATCCAAGTAGAACTAGAAGGAAATGCCAAACTCACCATCCGCCCATCGGGAACAGAACCAAAGGTAAAAGTGTATTCGTCCTTTGCTTCTTTGAAAAAACCAAAAAAACAATCAGAGATATCCGGACTCTGGGATTCTCTCGGAAAAGAAATCGCCCAAGCAGAGACAGAATTTTTACAACTGGCAGGTCTAAAATGA
- a CDS encoding aspartate aminotransferase family protein has product MSNDTKTKFEEIKKLSDKYLLNTYNRYPVAFEYGVGEMIFDQDNKGYIDFLAGIAVSNLGHGEADLIEAMRNQMDKILHSSNLYFSEEQAKLAEVIIENSIPGKVFLCNSGTEANEAAFKLMRRHGVKKNIDKPVILALHSSFHGRTLSAMTMTGNEAVRSGFGELASDVYFVEANNEDSLIQAFEQYGDSVAGIIMELIIGEGGVVPLTQSFVNLARKLTEETDSLLVFDEIQTGMGRTGKMFCFEHYGMYPDAFTLAKALGSGFPIGALVVAKEYEGILERGMHGSTFGGNHLACVAAYETFKIILSRNLLDHVSTISEQMFARLKTMIESTGKIKEVRGRGLHIGVELYSESRPVVEECLKRGLVVNSTAGNVIRIIPPLILSIEKATEGLDILESVLKDMK; this is encoded by the coding sequence ATGAGTAACGATACAAAAACCAAATTCGAAGAAATCAAAAAACTTTCTGACAAGTATCTTCTAAATACATACAATCGTTATCCGGTGGCTTTTGAATATGGTGTCGGAGAGATGATCTTCGATCAAGATAACAAAGGTTATATTGACTTTCTTGCAGGGATTGCCGTTTCCAATTTAGGACATGGAGAAGCAGACCTCATCGAAGCCATGCGAAACCAAATGGATAAAATCCTCCACTCTTCCAACCTCTACTTTTCGGAAGAACAAGCAAAACTTGCCGAAGTCATTATCGAAAATAGCATTCCAGGAAAAGTATTTTTATGTAATTCGGGAACCGAAGCCAACGAAGCTGCTTTCAAACTCATGCGTAGACATGGAGTGAAAAAAAATATCGACAAACCAGTCATCCTTGCCCTCCACTCAAGCTTTCATGGTAGAACTCTATCTGCAATGACGATGACAGGAAACGAAGCCGTTCGTTCTGGATTTGGTGAGTTGGCATCTGATGTTTACTTTGTCGAAGCCAATAACGAAGACTCACTCATCCAAGCCTTCGAACAGTATGGTGACTCTGTTGCCGGAATCATTATGGAACTCATCATTGGGGAAGGTGGAGTGGTTCCCCTCACCCAATCGTTTGTCAATTTAGCGCGTAAACTCACAGAAGAAACTGACTCACTCCTTGTTTTCGATGAAATCCAAACTGGAATGGGAAGAACAGGAAAGATGTTTTGTTTTGAACATTACGGAATGTATCCGGATGCCTTCACTCTTGCCAAAGCATTGGGTTCAGGATTTCCGATTGGTGCTCTTGTGGTTGCCAAAGAATACGAAGGGATTTTGGAACGAGGGATGCATGGATCTACCTTTGGTGGAAATCATTTGGCTTGTGTGGCAGCATACGAAACATTCAAAATCATCTTATCACGTAACCTACTCGATCATGTTTCGACCATCTCAGAACAAATGTTTGCTCGTTTGAAAACCATGATAGAATCAACGGGAAAAATCAAAGAAGTCAGAGGGCGTGGTTTACACATTGGTGTAGAATTGTATTCCGAATCAAGACCCGTTGTGGAAGAATGTTTGAAACGTGGACTTGTTGTGAATAGCACAGCAGGAAATGTCATTCGCATTATACCTCCTCTCATCTTAAGCATCGAAAAAGCGACAGAAGGATTGGATATTTTAGAATCAGTATTAAAGGATATGAAATGA
- the leuB gene encoding 3-isopropylmalate dehydrogenase → MKKVAVLAGDGIGPEVMDVALLVVKKALGNKSSEFTFEHALVGGAAIDATGFPLPDETLKLCESSNAIFFGSVGGPKWETLPPERQPERGALLPLRKHFDLFANLRPAIIYPELKKASPIRGDIIGDGLDILILRELTSGIYFGKPKGREGSGPEEFAFDTMRYSRREIERIARTAFDAARKRNKKVTSIDKANVLTTSVLWREVVVALHKSEYSDCVLEHLYVDNAAMQLIVKPKQFDVMLCENMFGDILSDEASIITGSIGMLPSASLSESGFGLYEPSGGSAPDIAGKGIANPIAQILSGALMLRYSFGLETEAVAIENAIRTVLKKGFRTRDIAEEGSSVLGTKEIGVEIEKALG, encoded by the coding sequence ATGAAAAAAGTAGCAGTACTCGCAGGAGACGGAATCGGCCCAGAAGTTATGGATGTGGCCCTATTAGTGGTCAAAAAAGCATTAGGAAACAAATCATCCGAATTTACCTTTGAACACGCATTAGTTGGTGGTGCCGCCATTGATGCCACAGGATTTCCTCTTCCCGATGAAACCTTAAAACTTTGTGAATCATCTAACGCTATCTTTTTTGGATCTGTGGGTGGGCCAAAATGGGAAACCCTTCCCCCAGAAAGACAACCAGAACGTGGGGCACTTCTCCCACTCCGCAAACATTTTGATTTATTTGCTAACCTTCGTCCTGCGATCATCTACCCAGAACTCAAAAAAGCAAGTCCCATCCGTGGTGACATCATCGGTGATGGACTGGATATTTTAATCCTTAGGGAATTAACATCAGGAATCTATTTTGGAAAACCAAAAGGGAGAGAAGGAAGTGGGCCTGAAGAATTTGCTTTCGACACTATGAGATATTCTCGTCGTGAGATCGAACGAATTGCACGGACAGCTTTTGACGCGGCAAGAAAACGAAATAAAAAAGTAACAAGCATTGATAAAGCGAACGTATTAACAACATCCGTATTATGGAGAGAAGTGGTAGTAGCACTTCATAAATCTGAATACTCTGATTGTGTTTTGGAACACCTCTATGTAGACAATGCTGCCATGCAGCTCATCGTAAAACCAAAACAATTTGATGTCATGCTCTGTGAAAACATGTTCGGGGACATCCTTTCGGATGAAGCATCCATCATCACAGGATCCATTGGTATGTTACCTTCCGCTTCCCTTTCCGAATCTGGGTTTGGACTCTATGAACCATCAGGTGGCTCGGCTCCAGACATTGCTGGGAAAGGAATCGCAAACCCCATTGCACAAATCCTTTCGGGAGCCCTTATGTTACGATACTCCTTTGGATTGGAAACCGAAGCGGTGGCGATCGAAAATGCCATTCGAACGGTTCTAAAGAAGGGCTTTCGCACAAGAGATATCGCCGAAGAAGGCTCATCTGTCCTCGGTACGAAAGAAATTGGTGTTGAAATCGAAAAGGCACTTGGATAA
- a CDS encoding response regulator, whose amino-acid sequence MQAGIGPTGRPYQILIAENSKFQSKQLQQILESEGFKIIGVAETGKELLQMYKDNRQQIDLVTIEIFLPEVDGYAAFWDMKEMGVLPRILFISEENTPSVIKALLENGAMDYIVKPIKREKILEKIKETLLKIPKV is encoded by the coding sequence ATGCAAGCAGGCATCGGACCGACAGGCAGACCTTACCAAATTCTCATCGCCGAGAATTCCAAATTCCAGTCCAAACAGCTCCAACAGATTTTGGAATCAGAAGGTTTCAAAATCATTGGAGTTGCCGAAACAGGGAAAGAACTTCTACAAATGTACAAAGACAATCGCCAACAGATTGATCTTGTAACCATTGAGATTTTTCTTCCTGAGGTTGATGGATACGCTGCTTTCTGGGATATGAAAGAAATGGGGGTTCTTCCTCGAATTCTTTTTATTTCAGAAGAGAATACTCCTTCGGTCATCAAAGCACTTCTCGAAAATGGGGCCATGGACTATATCGTCAAACCCATCAAACGAGAGAAAATCTTGGAAAAAATCAAAGAAACCCTGCTTAAGATTCCCAAAGTATAA